One window of the Pelmatolapia mariae isolate MD_Pm_ZW linkage group LG15, Pm_UMD_F_2, whole genome shotgun sequence genome contains the following:
- the arid3a gene encoding AT-rich interactive domain-containing protein 3A isoform X2, producing MKLQAVMENLHRQQRAKLLMEQQLQQQAAAQQTQVRAAGGDELIGSPAPETEQTQIAALAAMRAAAAGLQRVSDSPMSERSSGGDEEGDDEDNDEGEEQYKDMMGSDEEEQIKQKWDEEDFEGEMEEDFEDDLGEEGLPTGHDAVAPGKGILLLPHRQLHPHSQLLKVRPSVEQESRSAVGAHLHSHTTHNHLSGQDHGDWTYEEQFRQLYELDGDPKRKEFLDDLFSFMQKRGTPVNRIPIMAKQVLDLYMLYKLVTEKGGLVEVINKKLWREITKGLNLPTSITSAAFTLRTQYMKYLYPYECEKRALSNPNELQAAIDSNRREGRRQSFGSSLFTYSPNGTPTMLSSPKLPTPSIGLTVGTNGTSLGHIHKIKKEEGGQPLAGVSMARLPAGGLAGHSVAAVQAAAAHAAMAAQVAALEQLRDKLEAGEPPEKKMALSAEEHQRLLQRALQQNLLAMTAQIPMNIRINNQDGRQDSALNLTTNGTGSISMSVELNGVVYTGVLFAQAAPGSASSGASASSITNKAPSSRVAPQQQQPQNTPTSNSSNSLS from the exons ATGAAGTTGCAGGCCGTCATGGAAAATCTGCACAGGCAGCAGAGGGCCAAGCTACTGATGGAGCAGCAGCTACAGCAGCAAGCCGCCGCCCAACAGACTCAGGTCCGTGCGGCCGGAGGGGATGAGCTGATAGGGAGCCCGGCACCTGAGACGGAGCAGACTCAGATAGCGGCTCTTGCAGCCATGCGTGCCGCGGCGGCCGGGCTGCAGAGGGTGTCGGACAGCCCCATGTCGGAGCGCAGCAGTGGTGGTGACGAGGAAGGCGATGACGAGGACAACGATGAAGGAGAGGAGCAATACAAGGACATGATGGGGTCAGATGAAGAGGAACAGAT CAAACAGAAATGGGACGAGGAGGACTTTGAAGGTGAGATGGAAGAAGACTTTGAGGATGACCTTGGAGAGGAAGGTCTGCCTACAGGTCATGATGCAGTAGCCCCTGGCAAGGGCATCCTCCTGCTGCCTCACCGCCAGCTTCACCCCCATTCCCAGCTCCTGAAGGTCCGTCCCAGTGTTGAGCAGGAGTCCCGCTCAGCAGTGGGAGCACATCTGCATTCACATACCACGCATAACCATTTGAGTGGGCAGGACCACGGAGACTGGACCTACGAGGAGCAGTTCAGACAG CTCTATGAACTGGATGGAGACCCAAAGAGGAAAGAGTTTCTGGATGACCTCTTCAGCTTCATGCAAAAACGAG GAACCCCAGTGAATCGTATTCCCATCATGGCCAAACAGGTCCTGGATCTGTACATGCTGTACAAGCTGGTGACAGAGAAGGGTGGCCTGGTGGAGGTTATTAACAAGAAACTGTGGAGGGAGATCACCAAAGGACTCAACCTGCCTACCTCAATCACCAGTGCAGCCTTCACTCTTCGCACACA ATACATGAAGTACCTGTACCCATATGAATGTGAAAAGAGGGCACTGAGCAACCCCAACGAGCTTCAAGCAGCCATCGACAGCAATCGACGGGAGGGCCGGCGACAGAGCTTTggcagctctctcttcacctaCTCTCCCAACGggactcccaccatgctgtcctCGCCGAAGCTCCCCACGCCCAGCATAGGCTTAACAGTGGGCACCAACGGGACCTCGCTGGGTCACATCCACAAGATCAAGAAAG AAGAGGGAGGCCAGCCTCTGGCAGGCGTCAGCATGGCTCGTTTGCCAGCGGGGGGCTTGGCAGGTCACTCAGTGGCTGCTGTGCAGGCAGCAGCAGCCCACGCCGCCATGGCTGCTCAGGTGGCCGCTCTGGAGCAGCTGAGGGACAAACTGGAAGCGGGCGAGCCGCCAGAGAAGAAGATGGCGCTGTCTGCCGAGGAACACCAGCGACTGCTGCAGAGAGCGCTTCAGCAGAACCTGCTAGCCATGACTGCTCAGATACCTATGAACATTCGCATCAACAACCAAG ATGGCAGACAAGACTCAGCTCTGAACCTCACCACCAACGGCACAGGGAGCATCAGCATGTCCGTGGAGCTCAATGGAGTGGTATACACTG GCGTTCTTTTTGCTCAGGCAGCACCAGGGTCAGCCTCGTCTGGTGCATCTGCATCGTCCATCACCAACAAGGCTCCCAGCAGTCGCGTcgctccgcagcagcagcagccgcagAACACACCTACCTCAAACTCCAGCAACTCATTGTCTTAA
- the arid3a gene encoding AT-rich interactive domain-containing protein 3A isoform X1, with protein MKLQAVMENLHRQQRAKLLMEQQLQQQAAAQQTQVRAAGGDELIGSPAPETEQTQIAALAAMRAAAAGLQRVSDSPMSERSSGGDEEGDDEDNDEGEEQYKDMMGSDEEEQIKQKWDEEDFEGEMEEDFEDDLGEEGLPTGHDAVAPGKGILLLPHRQLHPHSQLLKVRPSVEQESRSAVGAHLHSHTTHNHLSGQDHGDWTYEEQFRQLYELDGDPKRKEFLDDLFSFMQKRGTPVNRIPIMAKQVLDLYMLYKLVTEKGGLVEVINKKLWREITKGLNLPTSITSAAFTLRTQYMKYLYPYECEKRALSNPNELQAAIDSNRREGRRQSFGSSLFTYSPNGTPTMLSSPKLPTPSIGLTVGTNGTSLGHIHKIKKEEEGGQPLAGVSMARLPAGGLAGHSVAAVQAAAAHAAMAAQVAALEQLRDKLEAGEPPEKKMALSAEEHQRLLQRALQQNLLAMTAQIPMNIRINNQDGRQDSALNLTTNGTGSISMSVELNGVVYTGVLFAQAAPGSASSGASASSITNKAPSSRVAPQQQQPQNTPTSNSSNSLS; from the exons ATGAAGTTGCAGGCCGTCATGGAAAATCTGCACAGGCAGCAGAGGGCCAAGCTACTGATGGAGCAGCAGCTACAGCAGCAAGCCGCCGCCCAACAGACTCAGGTCCGTGCGGCCGGAGGGGATGAGCTGATAGGGAGCCCGGCACCTGAGACGGAGCAGACTCAGATAGCGGCTCTTGCAGCCATGCGTGCCGCGGCGGCCGGGCTGCAGAGGGTGTCGGACAGCCCCATGTCGGAGCGCAGCAGTGGTGGTGACGAGGAAGGCGATGACGAGGACAACGATGAAGGAGAGGAGCAATACAAGGACATGATGGGGTCAGATGAAGAGGAACAGAT CAAACAGAAATGGGACGAGGAGGACTTTGAAGGTGAGATGGAAGAAGACTTTGAGGATGACCTTGGAGAGGAAGGTCTGCCTACAGGTCATGATGCAGTAGCCCCTGGCAAGGGCATCCTCCTGCTGCCTCACCGCCAGCTTCACCCCCATTCCCAGCTCCTGAAGGTCCGTCCCAGTGTTGAGCAGGAGTCCCGCTCAGCAGTGGGAGCACATCTGCATTCACATACCACGCATAACCATTTGAGTGGGCAGGACCACGGAGACTGGACCTACGAGGAGCAGTTCAGACAG CTCTATGAACTGGATGGAGACCCAAAGAGGAAAGAGTTTCTGGATGACCTCTTCAGCTTCATGCAAAAACGAG GAACCCCAGTGAATCGTATTCCCATCATGGCCAAACAGGTCCTGGATCTGTACATGCTGTACAAGCTGGTGACAGAGAAGGGTGGCCTGGTGGAGGTTATTAACAAGAAACTGTGGAGGGAGATCACCAAAGGACTCAACCTGCCTACCTCAATCACCAGTGCAGCCTTCACTCTTCGCACACA ATACATGAAGTACCTGTACCCATATGAATGTGAAAAGAGGGCACTGAGCAACCCCAACGAGCTTCAAGCAGCCATCGACAGCAATCGACGGGAGGGCCGGCGACAGAGCTTTggcagctctctcttcacctaCTCTCCCAACGggactcccaccatgctgtcctCGCCGAAGCTCCCCACGCCCAGCATAGGCTTAACAGTGGGCACCAACGGGACCTCGCTGGGTCACATCCACAAGATCAAGAAAG AAGAAGAGGGAGGCCAGCCTCTGGCAGGCGTCAGCATGGCTCGTTTGCCAGCGGGGGGCTTGGCAGGTCACTCAGTGGCTGCTGTGCAGGCAGCAGCAGCCCACGCCGCCATGGCTGCTCAGGTGGCCGCTCTGGAGCAGCTGAGGGACAAACTGGAAGCGGGCGAGCCGCCAGAGAAGAAGATGGCGCTGTCTGCCGAGGAACACCAGCGACTGCTGCAGAGAGCGCTTCAGCAGAACCTGCTAGCCATGACTGCTCAGATACCTATGAACATTCGCATCAACAACCAAG ATGGCAGACAAGACTCAGCTCTGAACCTCACCACCAACGGCACAGGGAGCATCAGCATGTCCGTGGAGCTCAATGGAGTGGTATACACTG GCGTTCTTTTTGCTCAGGCAGCACCAGGGTCAGCCTCGTCTGGTGCATCTGCATCGTCCATCACCAACAAGGCTCCCAGCAGTCGCGTcgctccgcagcagcagcagccgcagAACACACCTACCTCAAACTCCAGCAACTCATTGTCTTAA